From the Chryseobacterium sp. G0201 genome, the window AGCCAGTCTTTTAGGAGCTTTGGCCAATACATTTTTTAAACCGTTAATATCAAGGCTGTAGACCTTAGGATTAGTAACGAAATTCTTGTTTTCGAAGACTTCTGAATTTGTTTTTTTTGAGCCTTCAGACCAAAGACGATCTGTCTGAGCGAAAGAAATGCCTGTGATAAGAAGCATTCCAATCATTGATAACTGTTTTTTCATATAAATATTATTTTGATTGTGGGATATCAAAGCTAATGAAAATTTTATAATGAAAAACTAATTTTTTTAAGAAAATTTATGATAATATGTTTAATTTATTATGTAATACATTGAATTAGACTTAAAATACATTATCTCAAAAAAAGAAAATAGCACACGCAAAACACGTGTGCTATTCAATTATTATAATATAATTCTAATTTTTACATTTTATCGTCAGCAGTTGGTCCATACAATCCCGGAACTTTATTTCCTGTAGATCTTAAATAAACTACTAGCTCACCTCTATGATGATACAAATGATTAAATAAAAACGAACGAATTACCTGAATTTTTGGCATAGGAGGTAAGATTGAATTTCCTTCCATTTCCATTTTCCATTCATTCATCATGGTACTTTCGTCCCAATTTTCAATAGCCTGCTGAGCTTTGAGTACATTTTCTTCGAACTTGGCTACAATATTTTCTGTCATAGAAATATCACCTTTGTCGTATTGATATGTTCCCATATCAAAAACATCCTGATTGAAAGTTACTTCGTACCAATTATAAACTTCAGCAATATGAGAAGCCAATTCAGCTGTTGTCCAGTTAATTTCAGATGGTTTAAAATCTAAAGCACTGTCCGGAATCGCTTTTAAAATTTTTCTGGTGTTTTCTGCTTCATGCAAAAATTCACCCAGAAGGGCATTTTTAATCATTTGTATGTTTTTTTAAATAAAATTATTTAGTGATATCTCTACCAATAACCAATCTCTGGATTTCAGAAGTACCTTCCCCAATGGTACATAATTTAGAGTCTCTATAATACTTCTCAGCAGGGAAATCTTTAGTATAACCGTAACCTCCGAATATCTGAACAGCATTATTCGCAATTCTTACACAAGCTTCAGAAGCATATAGTTTTGCCATAGCACCTTCTCTTGTCATTTTTTGCTTAGCATTTTTCAATGTTGAAGCTCTTTGGATCAATAATTCTGATGCATCGATCTCTGTAGCCATATCTGCCAACATGAAGTTGATTGCCTGAAATTCTGAAATAGATTTTCCGAACTGGTGTCTTTCTTTAGCA encodes:
- a CDS encoding DinB family protein; protein product: MIKNALLGEFLHEAENTRKILKAIPDSALDFKPSEINWTTAELASHIAEVYNWYEVTFNQDVFDMGTYQYDKGDISMTENIVAKFEENVLKAQQAIENWDESTMMNEWKMEMEGNSILPPMPKIQVIRSFLFNHLYHHRGELVVYLRSTGNKVPGLYGPTADDKM